Part of the uncultured Desulfobacter sp. genome, CAACGCCTTTTCATCTCGTTCCTGTGGGGTTTTCCATCCCATGATGTCCAGGGGTTCCCGGACCGCCTCCAGCACCGTCAGTCTGGGGCTCACGGCCTGGGCCGGGTCCTGGAATACCAGCTGCATGCCGTGCATGCATGCGCCGGCACGGTTGTTCGTCAGGGGCATTCCCTGGAATATCACCCGGCCGTTATCCGGTGTTTCCATGGCCACCAGGAGATGGGCCAGGGTGGATTTCCCCGAACCCGAAGGGCCCACCAGGGCCACGACCTCTCCGAATTTAATCGTGAGATCCACCTGCTGAACCGCCTTGACCGCAGTGCCGTTCAGGTTAAAGGTCTTTTCAAGTCCCCGGGCTTCCAGCACCGTGGTGATACCGCCTTTATGGCAGGCCACCTGCCTGTTCGCTTCCACCTCCACAAGCTTGGGCCGACAGGTACTGCAGTCCGGGCCGTGCTGGACACAGCGCGGACAAAAGGGACATCCGGATACGCTGCCGGGCGCCGGCGGGGTTCCGGCAATCCCCCAAAGATCCTTGTATTCATAGAATTCGGGACAGGCATTCATCAGCCCCCGGGTATAGGGATGGCGGGGATCGGCCAGCAATGCCCGGGTGGGGCCGGTTTCAATGACCCGGCCTGCATAGAGGGTGACAAGGTTGTCGGTCATCCGGGCAATGGCCGGCATGGCGTGGGAGATCAGAATCATGGCAAATCCCAGGCCCTGCTGGAGGCTGAGAATCAGATCCGCCATGTCGGATGCGGCGGCCGCATCCAACGCCGTAAACGGTTCGTCCACAATGAGCAGATCCGGGCTGCACGCAACGGCCATGGCAATAAGTACCCGCTGGCGCATGCCGCCGGAAAGCTGATGGGCGTATGCGTTTTGCCGGACCGGGTCCAAACCGGCCTGTTTAAAAAGCCGGGCGGTTTGCGCTTTTGCCCCGGCCCGGTCAAGGCCCAGGTGCCGGATCAGGGCCTCGGCTACCTGTTCGCCCACCGTAATCACCGGATTAAACACCTCCCGGCTGTTCTGGAAAACCAGGGCAACGCGGTTCCAGCGTAATTTTGACAGCTTTTTTTCTTTAAGTCCGGTCAGGTCAATGCCGTCAAACCGGATCGTACCTTTGATTTGCGCGGATTTGGCAAGTCCCATGATCGCCATGGCAAGACTGGTTTTGCCGCACCCGGACTCCCCGATGAGCCCTAAAGTTTCACCCGGTGCCAGGGACAGGCTGACCTGGTCCAGCGCCTGGGTTGCCGTGCCGTTCTGCCGGTATTCAAGACACAGATCATTGATTGTTAAAAGAGGTTCAACAGCCAAGGGTTAACTCCTTTCTCCCAGCCGGGGATCTGCAATTTTTTCCATGTCCCGGCTGACCAGAGCCAGGCTGAGCACCATCAGGGTCAGGGCAAGCCAGGGGAACACCAGCCACCACTGCCAGAACCGGGTGTAATAGATGCCGGAAAAAGAGGTGGCATGGTGAAGGATCAGGCCCCATGACCCGGAGGCTGGATCTCCCAATCCTAAAAAGGAGAGTCCTGACTCGGCCACAATGGCCCGGCCGGTGAGCCGGATCATGCTCACGGCGGCCAGGGGAAACACCTCGGGCAGAAAATGGCGGCGGATCAGGTAAAATGCGGATGCGCCGTTCAGCTCGGCGGCCCGGATGTACTGGCGCTGTTTCAAGGCCAGCACCCTGGCCCGGACAATTCTTGCGGTGTGAACCCAGGAAAAACAGGAGAGCACCAGGACGATGGAGGTCAGGCTGGGTCCGAAAAATGCGGCCAGCACGATCATCACCGGCAGGTCCGGCAGCACCAGAAAAACGTCCACCATGCGCATGATGATCATGTCGGTAAGGCCCCCGGTATATCCGGATACAATCCCGGCTATGCTCCCGCCCAATCCTGCGGCCAGTGCCGTGCCGATGCCGACAATCAGGCTGATTCTTGCGCCGTGGCAGATCTGGGCCCACAGATCGACCCCCAGTTCGTCCGTCCCCATGATATGTTCCGGGCCCGGCGGAATCAGTGCCGGGCCTGACATCTGCCGGTGGGAATGGGAACAGACCTGGGGGGCAGCCAGGGCCAGGAAGATGACGGCAGCCAGGACAAACGCGCCGGCCCGGCCCGAAGGGGTCATCCGGGAAAAAAGGCTGGGCAAAAAAGCAACATTCATACTTTCACCAGCCGTTGTCCCTTGATCGGTACTTGTTCGCCCACCCTGGGGTCCAGCCGACGGTAGATCATGTCCGCCATAAAATTGGCGGACAAAACCGCCAGGGTCACCAGAAGGAATATGCCCTGGATCAACGGATAGTCCTGGATCATGACCGATTCACGCAGCAGCCTGCCCAATCCCGGATAGTTGAACACATTTTCCACCAGGACGGCCCCGCCCACCAGCGCCCCAAGGCTCATAAACACCCGGGTGACAATGGGCAGCAGGGCGTTGCGCAGGGCATGGCGCCAGAATATCCTGATTTTTGTCAGCCCCTTGGCCCGGGCCGTGACCATGAAATCCTTTTCCAGAACAGTCACAAGGCTGTTTCTGGCCAGAAGATAAACGCCGCCCAGGCGGGCCAGGGTCAGCGTTGCCACGGGCAATGCCGCATGCTTGGCAATGTCGACCGTTTTTTCCATGATCGTCATCTGGCCTGTGAAATGGGACATGGCCCCGGACAGGGGAAACAGGTCCAGGGCAGCCCCAAAGATAAAAAGAATCACCAGCCCCATGAGAAAGGCCGGAATTTCGGAAATGAGGATCAGGCCGACAAATAGAAGGCGGTCGGCCCACTGGTGGCGCAAGGCCGCCGACACCACGCCCAGGAATGTGCCGATGATCGTGGACAGCGTTACGGCTGCCGTTACAAGGCCCAGGGTCCATGGCAGCCGCCGGGCCAGAATGGCTGTCACGGGGCTGTTAAAATAGACGGATGCCCCAAGATCCCCCCGGGCAAGTTTTACCAGGTACCGGGCATACTGGACCGCTAAAGGATCATCAAATCCGTATTGTTCCATATAATACGACTTTTGAGCCTCGGTGAATTCCGGCAGATCTTCCCCTTCATCCCCGGAGAGATGAACAAACGGGTCGCCCGGCATCATCCGCGGCAAAAGGAAGTTCAGGGTAACGATGATCCACACCGTCACCAGGTATGACATCACACTGCCGGATACGGCTGTTTTATTCGAT contains:
- a CDS encoding ABC transporter ATP-binding protein gives rise to the protein MAVEPLLTINDLCLEYRQNGTATQALDQVSLSLAPGETLGLIGESGCGKTSLAMAIMGLAKSAQIKGTIRFDGIDLTGLKEKKLSKLRWNRVALVFQNSREVFNPVITVGEQVAEALIRHLGLDRAGAKAQTARLFKQAGLDPVRQNAYAHQLSGGMRQRVLIAMAVACSPDLLIVDEPFTALDAAAASDMADLILSLQQGLGFAMILISHAMPAIARMTDNLVTLYAGRVIETGPTRALLADPRHPYTRGLMNACPEFYEYKDLWGIAGTPPAPGSVSGCPFCPRCVQHGPDCSTCRPKLVEVEANRQVACHKGGITTVLEARGLEKTFNLNGTAVKAVQQVDLTIKFGEVVALVGPSGSGKSTLAHLLVAMETPDNGRVIFQGMPLTNNRAGACMHGMQLVFQDPAQAVSPRLTVLEAVREPLDIMGWKTPQERDEKALAALPQVQLSREPEFVNRPCHALSGGQRQRVSVARALVTDPVLLIADEITAMLDPSAQAHLLRMLKGLQHQKGFSMLFISHDIHLARKIADQAYVLDQGKIVAQGAGFEIFESSNPAQILFKPQNHLHIPDPSTGKYAPGTAGGINPPFTGKETFA
- a CDS encoding ABC transporter permease; the protein is MNVAFLPSLFSRMTPSGRAGAFVLAAVIFLALAAPQVCSHSHRQMSGPALIPPGPEHIMGTDELGVDLWAQICHGARISLIVGIGTALAAGLGGSIAGIVSGYTGGLTDMIIMRMVDVFLVLPDLPVMIVLAAFFGPSLTSIVLVLSCFSWVHTARIVRARVLALKQRQYIRAAELNGASAFYLIRRHFLPEVFPLAAVSMIRLTGRAIVAESGLSFLGLGDPASGSWGLILHHATSFSGIYYTRFWQWWLVFPWLALTLMVLSLALVSRDMEKIADPRLGERS
- a CDS encoding ABC transporter permease; this encodes MKSNKTAVSGSVMSYLVTVWIIVTLNFLLPRMMPGDPFVHLSGDEGEDLPEFTEAQKSYYMEQYGFDDPLAVQYARYLVKLARGDLGASVYFNSPVTAILARRLPWTLGLVTAAVTLSTIIGTFLGVVSAALRHQWADRLLFVGLILISEIPAFLMGLVILFIFGAALDLFPLSGAMSHFTGQMTIMEKTVDIAKHAALPVATLTLARLGGVYLLARNSLVTVLEKDFMVTARAKGLTKIRIFWRHALRNALLPIVTRVFMSLGALVGGAVLVENVFNYPGLGRLLRESVMIQDYPLIQGIFLLVTLAVLSANFMADMIYRRLDPRVGEQVPIKGQRLVKV